From the genome of Nomia melanderi isolate GNS246 chromosome 14, iyNomMela1, whole genome shotgun sequence, one region includes:
- the IleRS-m gene encoding isoleucyl-tRNA synthetase, mitochondrial: MYKFLIGQKWTFISRQVKNKVNERLAHSTKVKSTQKKHKYSGTVLLPQTQFPLQLNKEEKMKSDQYLTTKCGFSELYEWQRNNLREPDFILHDGPPYANGTPHMGHAINKILKDITLRNNIMQGKRVHYIPGWDCHGLPIELKAVQDVNVQDPLTIRQQAHEYAEKIVNRQRRAFQSWGVTADWKKSGCYFTNQSSYIKNQLHQFITLYEKGIVFRDFMPVYWSPSSRTALAESELEYNEKHQSKSVIVRLRIDEFPRTLNSLKNRIVYALTWTTTPWSLIANQALCFATNATYCVVEDVKGNWNIIGEDLLKNVESKIGPLKTITRIEGRELEGTTYFHPFEEKTLPFLPAQHVTLNLGTGLVHTAPAHGREDFLVALDNKMPVVSMVDADGRFTEVAGPEFHGLSVLTEGTEKVLHCLEKDVLHVEMYTHSYPYDWRTKEPVIIRASNQWFFNINSVKDKALDCIKDIVIYPECNRASFTNALIAGIKDRPYWCISRQRCWGVPIPVVYSKTTGKPFTNRALVERLCHSIDEYGPDCWWKYSEEKLIGLDAIKEMNVPPDDVEKGKDILDIWFDSGISWSAVLPEGKANLYLEGYDQFNGWFQSSLITSIALQGCPPYLTLYVHGFATDENGSKMSKSIGNVIDPEDVLLGGSNLEESPIYGVDVLRWWVASHGSQHTQVPVSKALLDGCEQSINKLRSILRFLLGALHSYHPVMDGEADYRIIDKYMLYRLYRYNEQMLQHYDNYNYHHASKTVLNFVTNDVSALYCFLIKDRLYCDEATSPSRVAVLQVLRGTLTVLLRTLAPIVPHLVEEVWLHHPDNRDQSERPFCHNTYEIPESWNDTGIAERIDAAFRVRKQTGKMAKGARWKLSVTIKATKDDFPWLSLLHNEEEKSTSELCEILQVSSITLIEDEGITETQVEAKNIKSVLCERCRRYPEARKDGLCLRCASILNKGESRPDDRMILS, encoded by the exons atgtataaatttttaattggacAAAAATGGACGTTTATCTCTCGacaagtaaaaaataaagtaaacgaAAGATTAGCTCATTCTACTAAAGTGAAAAGTACACAGAAAAAGCACAAGTATTCGGGAACCGTTTTGCTACCGCAAACTCAGTTTCCATTGCAACTTAATAAAGAGGAAAAGATGAAGAGTGATCAGTATTTAACCACG AAATGTGGTTTTTCTGAATTATACGAATGGCAAAGGAACAATTTGCGTGAACCagattttattttacacgatGGACCACCGTACGCTAATGGAACTCCACATATGGGACATGCTATCAATAAG ATTCTTAAAGATATCACGCTGAGGAATAATATTATGCAAGGAAAACGTGTTCATTATATACCAGGTTGGGATTGTCATGGATTGCCTATTGAATTGAAAGCTGTTCAAGATGTTAACGTGCAAGATCCTTTAACGATCAGACAACAAG CTCACGAGTATGCAGAGAAAATTGTTAATCGACAGAGACGAGCTTTTCAATCGTGGGGTGTTACGGCTGATTGGAAAAAATCTGGGTGTTACTTTACAAATCAATCTTCGTATATAAAGAATCAGCTCCatcaatttataacattatacgAAAAGGGTATCGTATTTAGAGATTTCATGCCAGTCTACTGGTCTCCTTCTTCTAG AACAGCACTGGCAGAATCTGAATTAGAGTACAACGAAAAGCATCAAAGCAAAAGCGTTATTGTACGTTTGCGCATCGATGAGTTTCCTAGGACGTTGAATTCGTTAAAAAATCGTATTGTATATGCGCTTACATGGACCACAACTCCTTGGAGTTTAATAGCTAATCAGGCTCTTTGTTTTGCAACGAATGCTACGTACTGTGTCGTCGAAGATGTGAAAGGAAACTGGAATATCATTGGagaagatttattaaaaaatgtcgaatCAAAGATCGGTCCTCTGAAGACGATAACACGCATCGAAG GTAGGGAATTAGAGGGAACCACGTATTTTCATCCGTTCGAGGAGAAAACATTACCGTTCTTACCTGCGCAACACGTGACGTTGAATTTGGGAACAGGCTTGGTACATACTGCCCCTGCACATGGCCGGGAAGATTTTTTAGTCGCGTTGGATAATAAAATGCCTGTC GTGTCCATGGTAGACGCGGACGGTCGATTCACGGAAGTAGCTGGTCCAGAGTTTCATGGACTGAGTGTATTGACAGAAGGAACAGAGAAAGTTTTACACTGCTTAGAGAAAGATGTGTTACATGTCGAAATGTATACACATAGTTATCCTTACGATTGGCGAACGAAAGAACCAGTAATTATTCGTGCTTCCAATCAATggtttttcaatataaattctgtGAAGGATAAAGCTCTC GACTGTATCAAGGACATAGTCATATATCCCGAATGTAATCGTGCATCGTTTACAAATGCTTTGATCGCTGGAATAAAAGATCGACCATATTGGTGTATCTCGCGACAACGTTGTTGGGGAGTACCGATACCTGTGGTTTATAGTAAAACAACGGGTAAACCGTTTACAAATAg AGCATTAGTCGAGCGTCTGTGTCATTCGATCGACGAGTACGGTCCTGATTGTTGGTGGAAGTATTCGGAGGAAAAGTTGATAGGATTGGATGCGATTAAGGAGATGAATGTTCCACCGGATGATGTAGAGAAAGGAAAG GATATTCTGGACATTTGGTTCGACAGTGGTATATCGTGGTCAGCAGTTTTACCGGAAGGCAAAGCGAACCTTTATTTGGAAGGATATGATCAATTCAATGGTTGGTTTCAATCATCTTTGATAACATCCATAGCTTTGCAAGGCTGCCCACCTTATCT CACGCTGTACGTGCATGGTTTCGCAACCGATGAAAACGGTTCGAAGATGTCTAAATCTATAGGAAATGTGATCGATCCCGAAGACGTTCTCCTAGGTGGATCAAATTTGGAGGAAAGCCCGATCTATGGTGTCGATGTTTTAAG ATGGTGGGTGGCTAGTCATGGATCTCAGCATACGCAAGTACCCGTTTCGAAAGCATTACTCGATGGTTGCGAAcaatctattaataaattacgCTCGATACTGCGTTTTCTTTTGGGTGCTTTGCATTCGTACCATCCAGTTATGGACGGTGAAGCAGACTATCGAATTATCGACAAGTATATGCTGTACAGACTATATCGTTATAACGAACAG ATGCTGCAACATTACGACAATTACAATTACCATCATGCGAGTAAAACCGTTCTAAACTTTGTAACAAACGACGTGTCAGCTTTGTATTGTTTCCTAATAAAGGATAGACTCTATTGCGACGAGGCGACATCGCCGTCGCGTGTCGCGGTTCTACAAGTTCTAAGAGGGACTTTGACTGTACTTTTGAGAACTCTAGCCCCGATTGTTCCACACCTGGTGGAAGAAGTATGGTTACATCACCCAGATAACCGTGATCAAAGTGAAAGACCATTTTGCCACAACACGTACGAGATACCCGAATCTTGGAACGACACGGGTATCGCAGAGCGTATAGATGCGGCGTTTCGTGTGAGGAAACAAACCGGAAAAATGGCCAAGGGGGCTAGGTGGAAGTTATCTGTTACTATAAAAGCTACAAAAGACGATTTCCCGTGGCTTTCC CTTCTACACAATGAAGAAGAAAAATCGACGTCGGAATTGTGCGAAATTTTGCAAGTGTCTTCGATAACTTTGATCGAAGACGAGGGAATCACAGAAACGCAAGTTGAAGCGAAGAATATCAAAAGCGTATTATGCGAACGATGCAGAAGGTATCCCGAAGCTCGAAAAGACGGCTTGTGTTTACGTTGCGCTAGTATACTTAACAAAGGCGAATCGAGGCCCGATGATCGTATGATCCTATCGTAA
- the LOC116432733 gene encoding uncharacterized protein LOC116432733 — MATLFESALLSSRPHRIEELYEEPANTFGKCDCTSYSYLVLSVVLFTIGTAITIFALGDVADGHIVLNLGDMWFIGPIFICSGLMVAVKCMLYLRRKSVIQMIFHQRQLFRHLQELTDARTMDRGMDHGTDRGMELPIGSSTTSSPPSYEVVVREPPNELPPPSYAEVVALLHKSLGNDAKSSRGTISDGNVVVAENIRQKP, encoded by the exons ATGGCTACACTTTTCGAAAGCGCACTTCTTTCGAGCAGACCACACCGCATCGAAGAACTGTACGAAGAACCGGCAAACACTTTTGGCAAATGTGATTGTACTAGCTATAGCTACCTTGTCCTGAGCGTTGTTCTATTCACCATTGGTACAGCTATCACTATTTTCGCTTTGGGTGACGTTGCGGATGGACACATAGTTTTGAACCTTGGTGATATGTGGTTCATCGGTCCAATATTCATCTGTTCCGGACTCATGGTGGCTGTCAAGTGCATGCTTTATCTTCGAAGAAAATCCGTCATACAAATGATCTTCCATCAACGACAGTTGTTTAGG CATTTACAGGAATTGACCGACGCTCGTACTATGGATCGCGGTATGGATCATGGTACGGATCGTGGTATGGAACTGCCAATCGGTAGTTCAACAACATCGAGTCCACCTTCGTACGAGGTAGTCGTCCGAGAACCTCCGAACGAATTACCCCCACCGTCCTACGCAGAAGTTGTTGCCCTTTTACACAAGTCCCTTGGGAACG ATGCAAAATCGAGTCGTGGAACGATCTCTGATGGAAATGTTGTTGTAGCCGAAAATATCAGACAAAAACCATGA